The following are encoded in a window of uncultured Pseudomonas sp. genomic DNA:
- a CDS encoding enoyl-CoA hydratase — MSPSEAPSVLLDLPAPGVARLTLNRPTVTNALSLELQALLAEHFSQLAGDPQIRCIILTGGERVFAAGGDISSMAGVGPIDILQRHTERTWGPIQHCPKPIIAAVCGYAYGGGCELAMHADIIIAGRSARFSQPEIRIGIMPGIGGTQRLVRAVGKAKAMQMALTGRPISAEEAYVAGLVSELVDDDQVQATALEQAQQVASMSPLAAEQIKEVILAGMDASLEAALALERKANALLFASQDQKEGMQAFIEKRKPIFKGY; from the coding sequence ATGTCCCCTTCCGAAGCACCCAGCGTCCTCCTTGATCTGCCTGCACCGGGCGTGGCTCGGCTGACCCTTAACCGGCCAACGGTCACCAATGCCCTCAGCCTCGAACTGCAGGCGTTGCTGGCCGAGCACTTCAGTCAACTGGCTGGCGACCCGCAGATTCGCTGCATCATCCTCACTGGTGGTGAACGGGTTTTCGCCGCCGGCGGGGATATCTCCAGCATGGCTGGGGTCGGCCCGATTGATATTCTGCAAAGGCATACCGAGCGCACCTGGGGCCCCATCCAGCACTGCCCCAAACCGATCATTGCCGCCGTATGCGGCTACGCCTACGGCGGCGGCTGTGAACTGGCGATGCATGCCGACATCATCATTGCCGGGCGCAGTGCGCGCTTCTCCCAGCCGGAAATTCGCATCGGCATCATGCCGGGCATTGGCGGCACCCAGCGGCTGGTTCGTGCAGTCGGCAAGGCCAAGGCCATGCAGATGGCGCTGACCGGCCGCCCCATAAGCGCCGAAGAAGCCTATGTCGCCGGCCTGGTCAGCGAGCTGGTGGATGACGATCAGGTGCAGGCCACCGCCCTGGAGCAGGCTCAGCAGGTTGCCAGCATGTCGCCACTGGCCGCCGAGCAGATAAAGGAAGTGATCCTTGCTGGCATGGACGCCTCACTTGAGGCCGCACTGGCCCTGGAACGCAAGGCAAACGCCCTGCTGTTTGCCTCGCAGGATCAAAAGGAAGGCATGCAGGCATTCATCGAGAAGCGCAAACCGATTTTCAAGGGCTACTAA
- a CDS encoding SDR family oxidoreductase, with the protein MSNRLINKVAVVTGAASGIGEATVRRFVAEGARVIMTDLNVQDGERIAAELGSNVLFMRHDVTAAADWQALAELVRERFQRLDILVNNAGILIAGSIEETTLEQWHTLLRVNADSVFLGCQTAVTLMRESGETGSIINMSSIAALAARDDYLAYGASKGAVAALTRSVAVHCRRRKYRIRCNSVHPDGVLTAMTRGSYPKGIDPARLTIDHDPMNRACLPEDVAEAVLFLATDESRAVNGIELRVDSGQFVMSI; encoded by the coding sequence ATGAGCAATCGATTGATCAATAAAGTGGCGGTAGTCACGGGAGCCGCCAGTGGTATTGGTGAGGCCACCGTACGCCGTTTCGTTGCTGAGGGCGCGCGGGTCATCATGACCGACCTGAATGTCCAGGATGGCGAGCGCATCGCTGCCGAACTCGGTAGCAATGTGCTGTTCATGCGCCACGACGTCACTGCGGCGGCGGACTGGCAGGCGCTGGCTGAACTCGTGCGAGAGCGCTTCCAGCGTCTCGATATTCTGGTCAATAACGCGGGCATCCTGATTGCTGGGAGTATCGAGGAAACGACCCTGGAGCAGTGGCATACCCTGCTACGGGTGAATGCCGATAGCGTGTTTCTCGGTTGCCAGACTGCCGTGACGCTGATGAGGGAGAGCGGCGAGACGGGCTCGATCATCAATATGTCCTCGATCGCCGCCCTGGCGGCCCGCGACGACTACCTCGCCTACGGTGCCAGCAAGGGCGCGGTAGCGGCCCTGACGCGCAGCGTGGCAGTGCATTGCCGGCGGCGAAAGTACCGCATCCGTTGCAACTCGGTGCACCCCGACGGCGTGCTCACGGCGATGACGCGCGGCAGCTATCCCAAGGGCATCGACCCCGCGCGCTTGACCATCGATCACGACCCGATGAACCGTGCTTGTCTGCCGGAAGATGTGGCCGAGGCCGTACTGTTTCTCGCAACGGATGAGTCGCGGGCAGTCAACGGTATCGAGCTGCGTGTCGACAGTGGCCAATTCGTGATGAGTATTTGA
- a CDS encoding SDR family NAD(P)-dependent oxidoreductase has translation MSELFSLQGQVALVTGAGRGMGLGIAETLARQGATVAINDFYAERAEAAVQQLHEQGLKALAAPADITNYEAVQHMVAQIEAEIGGIDIFVSNAGVPVDGMGYCKFLDSAREDWNRFVDLNMFGLMNACHIIVPGMIEREYGRIIAITSESWRAGLPMGIAAYAASKAGAVGFIRHLAAETGRKGVTVNALSLGTMNNWDSDALAKKTCFVPRAGSPQDVGAGVAYFASREASWVTGQVLPLNGGSLTA, from the coding sequence ATGAGCGAACTATTTTCCCTACAGGGCCAAGTGGCCTTAGTCACCGGCGCAGGACGCGGAATGGGACTGGGTATCGCCGAGACACTGGCCCGCCAGGGCGCTACTGTGGCGATCAATGATTTCTATGCCGAGCGGGCTGAGGCCGCCGTGCAGCAGCTGCATGAGCAAGGCCTGAAGGCGCTGGCCGCACCAGCAGACATAACCAACTATGAGGCCGTACAGCACATGGTGGCGCAGATCGAGGCCGAGATCGGCGGTATCGACATTTTCGTCTCCAACGCGGGTGTACCCGTTGATGGAATGGGCTATTGCAAGTTCCTCGACTCCGCCCGCGAAGACTGGAACCGTTTCGTCGACCTGAACATGTTTGGCTTGATGAATGCCTGCCACATCATCGTACCCGGCATGATTGAGCGTGAGTACGGGCGCATCATCGCGATCACCTCGGAATCCTGGCGCGCCGGACTGCCTATGGGTATCGCTGCCTACGCGGCGTCCAAAGCCGGCGCGGTGGGTTTTATCCGCCACCTGGCTGCCGAGACCGGACGCAAGGGTGTAACCGTCAACGCACTGTCACTGGGAACCATGAACAACTGGGACTCAGATGCACTGGCAAAGAAAACCTGCTTCGTTCCGCGTGCCGGTTCACCACAGGATGTCGGTGCCGGCGTGGCATATTTCGCCTCGCGTGAAGCCAGCTGGGTAACCGGCCAGGTATTACCCCTGAATGGCGGCAGTCTGACCGCCTGA
- a CDS encoding FadD3 family acyl-CoA ligase, translating to MASVFPNVEDLPASIPALVLRAAELHGAAVALEDDRQAISYADLPQRMLEVAQSVMAAGIDKGDRVVIWAPNSIEWVLLAVGLQAAGAVLVPLNTRMKGAEAADIVARSGARLAFVQGSFLGTDYPALLNAHRPATLERMVVIGAEPVHAADQRLEDFLATGRSVPLEQARSRALAVTSNDLSDLLFTSGTTGKSKGVMYAHGQSLQAFNEYARIIGLVPGDRYLIVNPFFHSFGYKAGWLTCLLGGATILPQPVFDADEVFRRVAEERITILPGPPTLYLSMLDHPRLGSTDLSSLRVAVTGASTIPPVLIQRIRDELGCSVVTTAYGLTECGGLATICDPQDLAEVIAATSGRPIPGTELVIIDEQGRPLPQGQNGEICLRGFHVMQGYFADPEGTAAAVDGDGWLHTGDIGSLDEHGNLRITGRLKDMFIVGGFNCYPAEIEAALSEHPAIAQVAVLGIPDERMGEVGCACVVVRQGDLLDEAAVIAWSRECMANYKVPRRVVFFAALPTNASNKVDKLALARELAQQQPA from the coding sequence ATGGCCAGTGTTTTTCCCAACGTTGAAGATCTGCCTGCGTCGATTCCGGCCCTGGTACTGCGAGCTGCCGAGCTGCATGGGGCCGCCGTGGCGCTGGAGGATGATCGACAAGCCATCAGTTACGCCGATCTGCCACAGCGCATGCTGGAGGTGGCGCAGAGTGTGATGGCCGCCGGTATCGACAAGGGCGACCGTGTGGTGATCTGGGCCCCCAACAGTATCGAGTGGGTGTTACTGGCGGTAGGGCTGCAGGCCGCCGGTGCGGTCCTGGTACCGCTTAATACCCGTATGAAAGGTGCCGAGGCGGCCGACATCGTGGCACGCAGTGGCGCGCGTCTGGCCTTTGTTCAGGGCAGTTTCCTGGGTACCGATTACCCCGCGTTGCTCAATGCGCATCGTCCGGCGACTCTGGAACGCATGGTGGTCATCGGTGCCGAACCCGTGCATGCGGCTGATCAACGGCTGGAGGATTTCCTCGCCACTGGTCGCTCGGTTCCTCTGGAGCAGGCCCGCAGCCGCGCCCTGGCGGTGACATCGAACGATCTATCTGATCTGTTGTTCACATCCGGCACCACCGGCAAGTCCAAGGGCGTTATGTACGCCCATGGCCAGTCGTTGCAGGCGTTCAACGAATATGCGCGGATCATCGGCCTGGTGCCGGGGGACCGCTACCTGATCGTCAACCCGTTCTTCCATTCGTTCGGCTACAAAGCGGGCTGGCTGACCTGCCTATTGGGTGGCGCGACCATCCTGCCGCAGCCGGTATTCGATGCCGATGAGGTATTCCGCCGGGTCGCTGAAGAACGCATCACCATTTTGCCCGGCCCACCGACCTTGTACCTGTCGATGCTCGACCATCCACGCCTGGGCAGCACTGATCTGTCTAGCCTGCGGGTGGCGGTGACGGGGGCCTCGACCATCCCGCCGGTGCTGATTCAGCGTATCCGTGATGAGCTGGGCTGCAGCGTGGTGACCACCGCTTACGGGCTGACCGAATGCGGCGGGCTGGCGACCATCTGCGACCCGCAGGACTTGGCTGAAGTGATTGCCGCGACCAGCGGCCGGCCAATCCCCGGTACCGAGCTGGTCATTATCGATGAGCAGGGCCGGCCGCTGCCCCAAGGCCAGAATGGAGAGATCTGCCTGCGTGGCTTTCATGTCATGCAGGGCTATTTCGCTGATCCCGAAGGCACTGCCGCGGCGGTTGATGGCGATGGCTGGCTGCACACTGGGGATATTGGCAGCCTGGATGAGCACGGCAACCTGCGTATCACCGGGCGCTTGAAAGACATGTTCATCGTCGGCGGCTTCAATTGTTATCCGGCGGAAATCGAGGCCGCGCTGAGTGAGCATCCGGCAATCGCCCAAGTGGCTGTGCTGGGCATTCCAGACGAGCGCATGGGCGAGGTTGGCTGTGCTTGCGTGGTGGTGCGTCAGGGAGATTTGCTCGACGAGGCTGCCGTGATCGCCTGGAGCCGAGAGTGCATGGCCAACTACAAGGTGCCACGTCGGGTGGTGTTCTTTGCAGCGCTGCCAACCAATGCGTCGAACAAGGTCGACAAGCTGGCCTTGGCACGGGAGTTGGCTCAACAGCAGCCGGCTTGA
- a CDS encoding ferredoxin--NADP reductase — MTTPDYISLTVAKVIAETHDSCSFELAVPAELVERFQYKPGQFLTVRIPCGDDWLPRCYSLSSSPFAGENLRVTVKRVEGGRGSNWLCDQVKPGDQLQVQVPAGAFVPRGLDGDFLLLAGGSGITPVLSILRSALSQAQGRVRLVYANRDEQSVIFKAFLLELVREYPERLQVVHWLGSVQGNPDVAQLAHLAAGFEQAQAFICGPAPFMDAGSEALRRAGLPGSHIHVERFVSLPSENEQSKLPVVELEDATATQLTVELDGTTYELNCAQGEVLLTAMRREGLPAPHSCLVGSCATCMCTLVEGAVELLHNDALDQQELNEGWTLACQAVATSDRVHLRFPE; from the coding sequence ATGACAACGCCCGACTACATCTCCCTGACAGTGGCCAAGGTCATTGCCGAGACTCATGACAGCTGCTCCTTCGAGCTGGCGGTGCCGGCGGAATTGGTCGAGCGCTTCCAGTACAAGCCAGGGCAGTTTTTGACCGTACGCATCCCTTGCGGCGATGACTGGTTGCCGCGCTGCTACTCCCTCTCCAGTTCGCCCTTTGCTGGGGAGAATCTGCGCGTCACGGTCAAGCGCGTGGAAGGCGGTCGTGGCTCCAACTGGCTGTGCGATCAGGTCAAACCCGGTGATCAGCTACAGGTCCAGGTGCCCGCTGGGGCCTTCGTGCCTCGGGGGCTGGATGGCGACTTCCTGCTGCTGGCCGGCGGCAGTGGCATCACCCCGGTGCTGTCGATTCTGCGCTCGGCACTCAGCCAGGCCCAAGGCCGGGTGCGCCTGGTGTATGCCAACCGCGATGAGCAATCGGTGATCTTCAAGGCGTTCCTGCTTGAGCTGGTGCGTGAGTACCCCGAGCGTTTGCAGGTGGTGCATTGGCTTGGCAGTGTCCAGGGCAATCCGGATGTCGCGCAGCTGGCGCATCTGGCCGCTGGTTTCGAGCAGGCCCAGGCGTTTATCTGCGGCCCTGCGCCGTTCATGGACGCCGGCAGTGAGGCGCTTAGACGTGCCGGCCTGCCAGGCTCGCACATCCATGTCGAACGCTTCGTGTCACTGCCCAGTGAAAATGAGCAGTCAAAGCTTCCGGTGGTGGAGCTTGAGGATGCCACGGCGACCCAACTGACCGTCGAACTGGACGGTACTACCTATGAGCTCAACTGCGCGCAGGGTGAGGTGCTGTTGACCGCCATGCGCCGTGAAGGGCTGCCGGCACCGCATTCCTGCCTGGTTGGCTCTTGCGCCACCTGCATGTGCACCTTGGTTGAGGGGGCGGTGGAGTTGTTGCACAACGATGCGTTGGACCAGCAGGAACTGAACGAAGGTTGGACTCTGGCCTGTCAGGCGGTGGCGACCAGCGACCGGGTTCATCTGCGGTTTCCCGAATGA